One genomic segment of Microbacterium maritypicum includes these proteins:
- a CDS encoding coiled-coil domain-containing protein, translating to MSESPGTSDRDGERSPDFFDQLIETAPREQQGAFTVGFRGYDKAEVDAALSTLRNQLKQAAAEVAEAQAREEEAVEAVREEERKAREALESELTAANAKVSDAEQQVATLTSELVDAPQPDGEEAPSRQQFEAILRVAEEQANVLIQNAAVQADRLMTSAREEVTAQRAEAEADAERITAQAQRDADQVRLKMDTEYTAHEARIEREAAHAAEKVNQAAQEATAIRTEAEKGAAALRSLVTRETTQLRADAERDVRDMNARVLEFEETLTRRQDDAQQEFLVLHNQAVAHAERITDDANEQVTASLEHAQRISARAEDYERLTRSQAQAIEAEAQVRARETLERARAKAQKIVDSVTGHTTAVLHDAEDRTRQLRWQQQQLTSFMAEVRELIRPDGIFSDDSLPTEITGADAPAAPAAPAPAPVIADEVPEETFLGDEVLEDELDDDRPLEKITIDVVETKKKSSK from the coding sequence ATGAGCGAATCTCCCGGTACCTCCGACCGCGACGGCGAGCGCTCGCCGGACTTCTTCGACCAGCTGATCGAGACCGCGCCCCGCGAGCAGCAGGGTGCGTTCACCGTCGGCTTCCGCGGCTACGACAAGGCCGAGGTCGACGCGGCGCTCTCGACTCTCCGCAACCAGCTCAAGCAGGCCGCCGCAGAGGTCGCCGAGGCCCAGGCCCGCGAAGAGGAAGCCGTCGAGGCGGTGCGGGAAGAAGAGCGCAAGGCTCGCGAAGCTCTCGAGAGCGAGCTGACGGCCGCGAACGCGAAGGTGTCCGACGCCGAGCAGCAGGTCGCCACCCTCACCTCCGAACTCGTCGACGCTCCGCAGCCGGACGGCGAAGAGGCTCCGTCGCGCCAGCAGTTCGAGGCGATCCTGCGGGTCGCCGAGGAGCAGGCGAACGTGCTCATCCAGAACGCGGCCGTGCAGGCCGACCGTCTGATGACCTCTGCCCGTGAGGAAGTGACCGCGCAGCGCGCTGAGGCCGAGGCCGACGCCGAGCGGATCACCGCCCAGGCGCAGCGTGACGCCGATCAGGTGCGCCTGAAGATGGACACCGAGTACACGGCGCACGAGGCACGCATCGAGCGCGAAGCCGCGCACGCCGCGGAGAAGGTGAACCAGGCCGCACAGGAGGCCACGGCGATCCGTACCGAAGCTGAGAAGGGCGCGGCCGCGCTGCGCTCGCTCGTCACCCGCGAGACAACCCAGCTGCGTGCCGATGCCGAGCGCGATGTGCGCGACATGAACGCCCGTGTGCTGGAGTTCGAGGAGACCCTCACCCGCCGCCAGGACGACGCGCAGCAGGAGTTCCTCGTGCTGCACAACCAGGCCGTCGCTCACGCGGAGCGGATCACCGACGACGCGAACGAGCAGGTCACGGCATCGCTCGAGCACGCCCAGCGCATCTCGGCACGCGCCGAGGACTACGAGCGCCTGACCCGCTCGCAGGCGCAGGCGATCGAGGCCGAAGCTCAGGTCCGCGCTCGCGAGACGCTCGAGCGCGCTCGCGCCAAGGCCCAGAAGATCGTCGATTCGGTCACCGGCCACACCACTGCGGTACTGCACGACGCTGAGGACCGCACCCGTCAGCTGCGGTGGCAGCAGCAGCAGCTGACGAGCTTCATGGCCGAGGTGCGCGAGCTGATCCGTCCCGACGGGATCTTCTCCGACGACTCGCTGCCCACGGAGATCACCGGAGCGGACGCGCCCGCAGCGCCCGCAGCGCCCGCGCCCGCGCCGGTCATCGCCGACGAGGTGCCGGAGGAGACCTTCCTCGGCGACGAGGTGCTCGAGGACGAGCTCGACGACGACCGCCCGCTCGAGAAGATCACGATCGACGTGGTGGAGACCAAGAAGAAGTCCTCCAAGTAG
- a CDS encoding DUF7882 family protein encodes MGRLRYDGTSDPILIEDATLAHLKIVISTKLRRQESFMMTWRPVTDGVDKRATVWIHPAIPLQFGYDAAEQPPIDPRLIAEMMQALNASGELVLDHLMTSV; translated from the coding sequence ATGGGCAGACTGCGCTACGACGGGACCTCGGATCCGATCCTCATCGAAGACGCGACGCTGGCGCATCTGAAGATCGTCATCTCGACGAAGCTCCGCCGCCAGGAGAGTTTCATGATGACCTGGCGCCCCGTCACCGACGGCGTGGACAAGCGCGCCACCGTCTGGATCCACCCGGCGATCCCCCTGCAGTTCGGGTACGACGCCGCCGAGCAGCCACCGATCGATCCTCGACTGATCGCGGAAATGATGCAGGCTCTCAACGCGTCGGGCGAGCTGGTGCTCGACCATCTGATGACCTCCGTCTGA
- a CDS encoding VCBS repeat domain-containing M23 family metallopeptidase — MKGPSRLRLGRIGIATALAVVIGALVPSLSASISATAATDGQMVYPASGNIQSKVGDGCRGNYRAHEGIDISAAGGTPILAAYSGVIKSRTVNSGYGNYTDVEHPGGYVTRYAHMASPGTYAPGTRVERGQQIGIVGNTGNSPAYHLHFEVRRNGAVYTGINDGFVCLTNVARGGTIPLTFPGLRTESGPPIPPADFTGDGRSDLLLVAGNGDLRLRAGTGSGGFQAPTTLVSGWAGDRRHLTRADLNGDGRGDVLAARTDGVLEFSAGNGAGGVAAPVGIGAGWYDMLHVTSGADYTGDGKQDVVGVSPAGTLVIYRGNGTGGFAAPQVTLGGGWQGFHFLIGGDFDNDGRGDLIALGDTGMLLFYRGVTNGFAAAVVVGSGWLEFTAATGGVDYDGDGRADLLARTAAGELFFYPGNGDGGFGARRLVSADWADHLAIE, encoded by the coding sequence ATGAAGGGTCCGTCCCGTCTGCGTCTTGGTCGTATCGGGATCGCCACCGCGCTCGCGGTCGTGATCGGTGCGCTGGTGCCGTCATTGTCGGCGAGCATCTCGGCGACCGCGGCCACCGATGGGCAGATGGTGTATCCGGCCTCGGGCAACATCCAATCGAAGGTCGGCGACGGCTGCCGTGGCAACTATCGGGCGCATGAGGGTATCGACATCTCCGCCGCCGGTGGCACGCCGATCCTCGCCGCGTACAGCGGCGTGATCAAGTCGCGGACGGTGAACAGCGGCTACGGCAACTACACCGATGTCGAGCATCCGGGCGGTTACGTCACCCGGTACGCGCACATGGCTTCGCCGGGAACCTACGCTCCCGGCACCCGGGTGGAGCGTGGACAGCAGATCGGAATCGTGGGCAACACAGGGAACTCGCCGGCGTACCACCTGCACTTCGAGGTCCGGCGGAACGGCGCCGTGTACACCGGGATCAACGATGGCTTCGTGTGCCTGACGAACGTCGCGCGCGGAGGGACGATCCCCCTGACGTTCCCGGGACTGCGCACGGAGTCCGGCCCTCCGATCCCGCCCGCTGACTTCACCGGCGACGGCAGGTCCGACCTGCTGCTGGTGGCGGGCAACGGCGATCTGCGCCTGCGGGCAGGAACGGGTTCCGGAGGCTTCCAGGCTCCGACGACCCTGGTCAGTGGCTGGGCCGGCGACCGCCGGCACCTCACGCGCGCCGACCTCAACGGCGACGGACGAGGGGACGTCCTCGCAGCCAGGACGGATGGTGTGCTCGAGTTCTCTGCCGGCAACGGTGCCGGAGGGGTGGCGGCGCCCGTGGGCATCGGTGCCGGCTGGTACGACATGCTGCACGTCACCTCCGGTGCCGACTACACCGGCGACGGAAAGCAGGATGTGGTGGGCGTCTCGCCCGCGGGGACTCTGGTGATCTACCGCGGGAACGGCACGGGGGGATTCGCGGCACCGCAGGTCACCCTCGGCGGTGGCTGGCAGGGCTTCCACTTCCTCATCGGCGGCGACTTCGACAACGACGGCCGCGGTGACCTCATTGCGCTGGGTGACACGGGAATGCTCTTGTTCTATCGGGGGGTGACCAACGGCTTCGCGGCCGCTGTCGTGGTCGGAAGCGGGTGGTTGGAGTTCACCGCGGCGACGGGAGGGGTCGATTACGACGGCGATGGGAGGGCTGACCTATTGGCGCGCACGGCGGCGGGCGAGCTCTTCTTCTATCCGGGCAACGGCGACGGCGGTTTCGGCGCGCGGAGGCTCGTCAGCGCCGACTGGGCCGATCACCTCGCCATCGAGTAG
- a CDS encoding coiled-coil domain-containing protein, whose product MAEPTFEEIAAGLYSGPPEEFVSSRKARAEEAGEAALESRILALRKPSIAAWVVNVFAQERAGQLAEALALARELREAQDDLDAAALAKLGRERRLLTRKLAQAAGELAASRGERVTPATLEAVEQSISAAFFDTVAASAVASGRLVRALAPSATATDMRDAVAGDLPELEPLSPPAVDELRDRRARRDAERAIAAAEKEQASAERELADRDAALRELRARKDELTARVSELEAQLARTRADLTRAERDLPEAEQRRVDATMRADAAADALDTARNAKEAL is encoded by the coding sequence ATGGCCGAGCCGACGTTCGAGGAGATCGCGGCGGGGTTGTACTCCGGGCCTCCGGAAGAGTTCGTATCGTCGCGAAAGGCGCGCGCGGAGGAGGCCGGGGAAGCCGCACTCGAATCGCGAATCCTCGCTCTGCGCAAGCCCTCGATCGCGGCGTGGGTGGTGAACGTGTTCGCCCAGGAGCGGGCCGGGCAGCTGGCAGAAGCCTTGGCGTTGGCTCGGGAACTTCGCGAGGCGCAGGACGACCTGGATGCCGCGGCACTGGCGAAACTCGGCCGTGAACGGCGTCTGCTGACGAGGAAGCTCGCTCAGGCCGCGGGAGAGCTGGCCGCGTCGCGGGGCGAGCGTGTCACACCGGCGACGCTCGAGGCGGTCGAGCAGAGCATCTCCGCCGCCTTCTTCGACACGGTGGCGGCGTCTGCCGTCGCGTCAGGGCGGCTGGTGCGCGCCCTCGCGCCGTCGGCGACGGCGACCGATATGCGCGACGCCGTCGCGGGCGATCTGCCCGAGCTGGAGCCGCTCTCACCGCCTGCAGTGGACGAACTGCGAGACCGAAGGGCCCGCCGCGATGCGGAGCGCGCGATCGCCGCGGCCGAGAAGGAACAGGCGTCGGCCGAGCGCGAGCTCGCCGACCGTGATGCGGCGCTGAGGGAGCTGCGTGCCCGGAAGGACGAGCTCACCGCGCGTGTTTCGGAACTCGAGGCCCAGCTCGCCCGGACCCGCGCCGATCTGACCAGGGCTGAGCGCGACCTTCCGGAGGCGGAGCAGCGCCGGGTGGACGCGACGATGAGGGCGGATGCTGCGGCCGATGCCCTCGACACGGCACGGAACGCGAAAGAAGCGCTCTGA
- a CDS encoding M23 family metallopeptidase, translating into MNDKITLDAAVAAASEDCGCAPTPTERRAFGKMGISRRGALGIGALGVVALSAFGITNGVSAAYAATYPSWDDVQRAKNNEAAKAAEVSRIEGLIQSLTQKVAETQAAAQVASADFYDAQQAYFAAATEADSMQAKADEQAAVADNSARKAGQVAAQLYRNGGDDTSMELFFAGSADNADELLARLGTMDKLLEYNQSVYDKAVAARNSAQSLSDQAVVARNERDRLQKVAEEKMIAAQQAADAAQAALDEQSANLATMQAQLAALKDATTQTVAGYQAGVEAEAKARREREAAERAAAAAAAAAGGGGGSQGSGGWCRPHGGGKSSGYGPRSVQCGSKGCSSSFHYGTDFANGCGSAIYAANSGTVDYAGPNDGYGNYIRIQHGSGVGTGYAHIRDGGILVRSGQWVNSGQVIAYAGNTGRSFGCHLHFEVYVGGRPVNPVAFLSDRGVSA; encoded by the coding sequence GTGAACGACAAGATCACGCTGGATGCTGCAGTTGCTGCGGCGTCCGAGGACTGCGGCTGCGCGCCCACTCCGACAGAACGCCGTGCTTTCGGCAAGATGGGCATCAGCCGTCGCGGTGCCCTCGGCATCGGCGCTCTCGGCGTCGTCGCCCTCAGTGCTTTCGGCATCACCAACGGTGTGTCGGCCGCGTATGCCGCCACGTACCCGAGCTGGGACGATGTGCAGCGCGCGAAGAACAACGAGGCGGCGAAGGCTGCCGAGGTCTCGCGAATCGAGGGACTGATCCAGTCGCTCACGCAGAAGGTCGCCGAGACTCAGGCAGCGGCGCAGGTCGCATCGGCGGATTTCTACGACGCTCAGCAGGCCTACTTCGCTGCGGCCACCGAAGCCGACTCCATGCAGGCGAAGGCCGACGAGCAGGCTGCGGTCGCCGACAACTCCGCCCGCAAGGCAGGGCAGGTTGCCGCGCAGCTCTACCGCAACGGCGGCGACGACACGTCGATGGAACTGTTCTTCGCGGGCTCGGCGGACAACGCCGATGAGCTGCTCGCGCGCCTCGGCACGATGGACAAGCTCCTCGAGTACAACCAGTCCGTCTACGACAAGGCCGTCGCGGCGCGCAACTCCGCGCAGTCCCTCAGCGACCAGGCGGTCGTCGCGCGCAACGAGCGCGACCGGCTGCAGAAGGTCGCCGAAGAGAAGATGATCGCGGCGCAGCAGGCTGCGGATGCGGCGCAGGCAGCCCTGGACGAGCAGTCGGCGAACCTGGCCACGATGCAAGCGCAGCTCGCAGCTCTCAAAGATGCGACGACCCAGACGGTCGCCGGATACCAGGCCGGCGTCGAGGCGGAGGCAAAGGCACGTCGCGAACGCGAGGCCGCCGAGCGCGCAGCTGCGGCGGCAGCAGCCGCGGCCGGTGGTGGCGGAGGAAGCCAGGGATCCGGCGGATGGTGCCGTCCGCACGGCGGAGGAAAGAGCTCCGGATACGGTCCTCGCTCCGTGCAGTGCGGCTCGAAGGGCTGCTCCTCCTCGTTCCACTACGGCACGGACTTCGCCAACGGCTGCGGCTCGGCGATCTACGCCGCAAACTCCGGCACCGTCGACTACGCCGGCCCGAACGACGGGTACGGCAATTACATCCGCATCCAGCACGGCAGTGGCGTCGGCACCGGCTACGCCCACATTCGCGACGGCGGCATCCTCGTCCGCTCGGGTCAGTGGGTCAACTCCGGTCAGGTCATCGCCTATGCGGGCAACACCGGTCGCTCCTTCGGCTGCCACCTGCACTTCGAGGTGTACGTCGGCGGCCGACCCGTGAACCCTGTGGCCTTCCTCAGCGATCGCGGAGTATCCGCCTGA
- a CDS encoding inorganic diphosphatase, which produces MGAHDAVIEIPRGSRVKYEVDHETGRVHLDRVLYTTFGYPADYGYFDNTLGEDGDPLDVLVLLDHAIYPGVVVEVRPVAVLKMSDEAGGDDKLVAVLSKDPRWAHIQDIDDIAEYTKKEIAHFFEHYKDLEPNKWVKVDEWGDAAEAQRILDEAIVRFGEQGH; this is translated from the coding sequence ATGGGCGCACACGACGCCGTCATCGAGATCCCGCGCGGCAGCCGCGTGAAGTACGAGGTCGACCACGAGACCGGACGAGTGCACCTCGACCGCGTGCTCTACACGACCTTCGGCTACCCGGCCGACTACGGCTACTTCGACAACACGCTCGGCGAGGACGGCGACCCGCTCGACGTGCTGGTACTGCTCGACCACGCGATCTACCCCGGCGTCGTCGTCGAGGTGCGTCCGGTGGCCGTGCTGAAGATGAGCGACGAGGCGGGCGGGGACGACAAGCTCGTCGCCGTGCTCTCGAAGGACCCACGCTGGGCGCACATCCAGGACATCGACGACATCGCCGAGTACACGAAGAAGGAGATCGCTCACTTCTTCGAGCACTACAAGGACCTCGAGCCCAACAAGTGGGTCAAGGTCGACGAGTGGGGTGACGCCGCCGAGGCGCAGCGCATCCTCGACGAGGCGATCGTCCGTTTCGGCGAGCAGGGCCACTGA
- a CDS encoding TMEM175 family protein — MTDNTRALPFRTERFKAFVDAVVAIAMTLLILPLMESVSEAASGHMSTAEFLNEHSGQLLSFGLSFLLIATFWMGHHRQYRDVEWITGPLLWINVAWMATIVWLPVPTAMIGQMDTDALQAVVYIGTLIMTQVTTLAGWLYLARHRELSTVSTQTIRLGAIGDLAAIVLFGAALIIAVAASPNGYYGLLLLLLSDPMSRVLNRLFRSRSHEDGAPPVDAGS, encoded by the coding sequence GTGACCGACAACACGCGTGCACTCCCCTTCCGGACCGAGAGATTCAAGGCGTTCGTCGACGCCGTCGTCGCTATCGCGATGACGCTGCTCATCCTCCCGCTGATGGAGTCGGTCTCCGAGGCCGCGTCCGGTCACATGAGCACGGCCGAGTTCCTGAACGAGCATTCGGGTCAGCTGCTCAGCTTCGGGCTGAGTTTCCTTCTCATCGCGACCTTCTGGATGGGGCATCACCGCCAGTACCGCGATGTGGAGTGGATCACAGGACCGCTGCTGTGGATCAACGTCGCCTGGATGGCGACGATCGTCTGGCTGCCGGTTCCCACGGCGATGATCGGACAGATGGACACCGACGCTCTGCAGGCCGTGGTCTACATCGGAACGCTGATCATGACGCAGGTGACCACCCTCGCCGGCTGGCTCTACCTGGCGCGTCATCGCGAGCTCAGCACCGTGTCGACCCAGACCATCCGTCTGGGGGCTATCGGCGACCTCGCCGCCATCGTCCTCTTCGGCGCGGCCCTCATCATCGCGGTCGCAGCCTCTCCGAACGGCTACTACGGACTCCTCCTGCTGCTTCTGAGCGATCCGATGAGCCGCGTGCTGAATCGTCTGTTCCGGAGTCGGTCGCACGAAGACGGTGCCCCACCCGTCGACGCAGGATCCTGA
- the tilS gene encoding tRNA lysidine(34) synthetase TilS — protein MPSLPPAIAEIRLAVRTALAALPEGSTVIVALSGGADSLALAAATAFEASRLGLRAASLTVDHGLQDDSAEVAARAARSAAELGLDPLIVRVDVAGEGGPEAAARDARYGVLRDAAADVRAAAVLLGHTLDDQAETVLLGLARGSGAASLQGMAPVREDDDGVRWVRPLLGVRRETTRAFCAASALDPWDDPHNLDDRYARVRVRERVLPVLEAELGPGIAEALVRTAEQLREDAEAFDEMIQETIEDIVEHAEAGISVSVAALAANPAALRNRIIRLVVDSEFGVSLTRTQTVEVARLVTDWSGQGPIDLPGCSAVRRGGRIVFTASGR, from the coding sequence GTGCCGTCACTTCCTCCCGCCATCGCCGAGATCCGCCTGGCCGTGCGCACCGCGCTCGCCGCGCTCCCCGAGGGATCGACGGTCATCGTCGCTCTGTCCGGTGGAGCGGACTCACTCGCGCTCGCCGCAGCCACCGCCTTCGAGGCCTCGAGACTCGGGCTCCGCGCAGCGTCATTGACCGTCGATCATGGTCTGCAGGACGACTCCGCAGAGGTCGCCGCTCGCGCAGCGCGCAGCGCCGCCGAGCTCGGCCTCGACCCCCTCATCGTGCGCGTCGACGTCGCGGGGGAGGGCGGCCCCGAGGCTGCCGCCCGCGATGCTCGCTACGGGGTGCTGCGCGATGCGGCCGCAGATGTGCGCGCCGCAGCGGTGCTGCTCGGCCACACCCTCGACGACCAGGCCGAGACGGTGCTCCTCGGACTCGCCCGCGGATCCGGCGCCGCGAGTCTGCAGGGGATGGCCCCGGTGCGGGAAGACGACGACGGCGTGCGGTGGGTGCGACCGCTGCTCGGTGTGCGGCGGGAGACGACGAGGGCATTCTGCGCGGCGTCCGCGCTCGACCCCTGGGACGACCCGCACAACCTCGACGACCGCTACGCGAGGGTCCGGGTGCGCGAGCGCGTGCTCCCTGTTCTCGAGGCTGAGCTCGGCCCTGGCATCGCCGAGGCACTCGTACGCACGGCCGAGCAGCTGCGGGAAGACGCCGAGGCGTTCGACGAGATGATCCAGGAGACGATCGAAGACATCGTCGAACACGCGGAGGCGGGAATCTCGGTGAGCGTGGCAGCGCTCGCCGCCAACCCTGCGGCGCTGCGCAACCGCATCATCCGTCTCGTCGTCGACAGCGAGTTCGGGGTCAGCCTCACGAGGACGCAGACCGTCGAGGTCGCGCGACTGGTGACCGACTGGAGCGGTCAGGGACCGATCGACCTGCCAGGGTGCTCGGCTGTTCGTCGCGGCGGGCGCATCGTCTTCACCGCATCCGGCCGCTGA
- a CDS encoding DUF937 domain-containing protein, protein MALDDILTQVPIDDIAEKLGVSRDEAKVAVEQGGAVLLGGLAQNAQTDEGSAAIRNALKKHEGSSGASKVDDIDQADGGKIVAHILGSKEKEVTKELTESKATPGIDFGKLLPILAPIVMGLIANANKDKTAKADAGAESSGGIGDLIGGLLGGNDKGGASGGIGDVIGGLLGGGNSGGSGGGIDLGGILGGLLGGKK, encoded by the coding sequence ATGGCTCTTGACGACATCCTCACGCAGGTGCCGATCGACGACATCGCCGAGAAGCTGGGCGTCTCGCGCGACGAGGCCAAGGTCGCGGTCGAGCAGGGCGGCGCGGTGCTGCTGGGCGGGCTCGCCCAGAACGCGCAGACGGATGAGGGCTCCGCCGCCATCCGGAACGCGCTCAAGAAGCACGAGGGCAGCTCCGGTGCCTCGAAGGTCGACGACATCGATCAGGCGGACGGCGGCAAGATCGTCGCGCACATCCTCGGATCGAAGGAGAAGGAGGTCACGAAGGAGCTCACGGAGTCGAAGGCGACCCCCGGCATCGACTTCGGCAAGCTCCTTCCGATCCTGGCCCCCATCGTGATGGGCCTCATCGCCAATGCGAACAAGGACAAGACGGCGAAGGCCGATGCCGGAGCCGAGAGCTCCGGTGGCATCGGCGACCTCATCGGCGGCCTGCTCGGCGGCAACGACAAGGGCGGCGCGTCGGGTGGCATCGGCGACGTGATCGGCGGGCTTCTCGGTGGCGGCAACAGCGGTGGCTCCGGCGGCGGCATCGACCTCGGTGGGATCCTCGGCGGCCTCCTCGGCGGAAAGAAGTAA
- the hpt gene encoding hypoxanthine phosphoribosyltransferase, whose product MRAAEIQDDLAQILVTEEEILAKLDQLAAQVAEDYEGKDLVLVGVLKGAVMVMADFARALPFHAPMDWMAVSSYGASTKSSGVVQIRKDLDTDLNGKHVLIVEDIIDSGLTLSWLLENFGSRGAESIEVLALLRKPEAAKVVIDCKYVGFDIPTDFVVGYGLDYDERYRNLRDVAVLAPHVYS is encoded by the coding sequence ATGCGCGCCGCGGAGATCCAGGACGACCTTGCACAGATCCTCGTCACAGAGGAGGAGATCCTCGCCAAGCTCGACCAGCTCGCGGCGCAGGTCGCCGAGGATTACGAGGGTAAGGACCTCGTCCTCGTCGGGGTGCTCAAAGGCGCCGTCATGGTCATGGCCGACTTCGCGCGGGCGCTGCCGTTCCACGCACCGATGGACTGGATGGCGGTCTCGAGCTACGGAGCGAGCACCAAGTCGAGCGGCGTGGTGCAGATCCGCAAGGACCTCGACACCGACCTCAACGGCAAGCACGTCCTGATCGTCGAGGACATCATCGACTCCGGCCTGACCCTCAGCTGGCTGCTGGAGAACTTCGGATCCCGCGGAGCCGAGTCGATCGAGGTGCTGGCGCTCCTGCGCAAGCCCGAGGCCGCGAAGGTCGTCATCGACTGCAAGTACGTGGGCTTCGACATCCCCACCGATTTCGTCGTCGGATACGGCCTCGACTACGACGAGCGTTACCGCAACCTGCGCGATGTCGCGGTGCTCGCGCCGCACGTCTACAGCTGA
- the ftsH gene encoding ATP-dependent zinc metalloprotease FtsH, whose product MDVKKLTRNPLIYVALIGVLLFGGFLLISNLGAPKQITTQEGLKLLSGTTVTEVVNTDGDQRVDMTLSKPFQGSENVQFYYVDARADEVVTAINEAAPKDGFNDAVPRATWFDGFLSLLLPLVLLGLLFWWLLSSMQGGGGKVMQFGKSKAKLVNKETPTVTFADVAGADEAIEELHEIKEFLQDPAKFQAIGARIPKGVLLYGPPGTGKTLLARAVAGEAGAPFYSISGSDFVEMFVGVGASRVRDLFGQAKENAPAIIFIDEIDAVGRHRGAGMGGGNDEREQTLNQMLVEMDGFDPNANVIVIAATNRPDILDPALLRPGRFDRQIGVDAPDLKGRQKILEVHSKGKPLAKSVDLEVVARKTPGFTGADLANVLNEAALLTARSNAQLVDNRALDEAIDRVIAGPQRRTRVMRDKEKLITAYHEGGHALAAAAMNYTDPVTKITILPRGKALGYTMVLPLDDKYSVTRNELQDQLTYAMGGRVAEEIVFHDPTTGASNDIEKATSIARKMVIEYGMTAELGPVKLGTEGGEPFAGRDMGRGREYSETIAERVDTQVRALIEQAHNEAYEVISANRDILDKLALALLEEETLDHNQIAEIFTEIKKLPERPLWLSSERRPVSERPPIEVPKKDVSLAASVEAPASAPRTQQGSAGAGNPRPATA is encoded by the coding sequence ATGGATGTGAAGAAGCTCACCCGGAATCCGCTGATCTACGTCGCGCTGATCGGCGTGCTCCTGTTCGGCGGTTTCCTGCTGATCTCGAATCTGGGCGCGCCCAAGCAGATCACGACGCAGGAGGGGCTCAAGCTCCTCTCCGGCACCACGGTCACCGAGGTCGTGAACACCGATGGCGATCAGCGCGTGGACATGACGCTCTCCAAGCCGTTCCAGGGCTCGGAGAACGTGCAGTTCTACTACGTCGACGCGCGCGCCGACGAGGTGGTCACCGCGATCAACGAGGCAGCTCCGAAGGACGGCTTCAACGACGCCGTCCCGCGCGCGACCTGGTTCGACGGCTTCCTCTCGCTCCTCCTTCCCCTCGTGCTGCTGGGTCTGCTGTTCTGGTGGCTGCTGTCGTCGATGCAGGGCGGTGGCGGCAAGGTCATGCAGTTCGGCAAGTCCAAGGCCAAGCTCGTCAACAAGGAGACCCCCACCGTCACCTTCGCCGACGTGGCCGGTGCCGACGAGGCCATCGAAGAGCTCCATGAGATCAAGGAGTTCCTCCAGGACCCCGCGAAGTTCCAGGCCATCGGAGCCCGCATCCCGAAGGGCGTGCTGCTGTACGGTCCTCCCGGAACCGGCAAGACGCTCCTCGCCCGCGCCGTCGCCGGCGAGGCCGGAGCCCCCTTCTACTCGATCTCCGGTTCCGACTTCGTCGAGATGTTCGTCGGCGTCGGTGCCTCGCGCGTGCGCGACCTCTTCGGCCAGGCCAAGGAGAACGCGCCGGCCATCATCTTCATCGATGAGATCGACGCCGTCGGTCGTCACCGTGGCGCCGGCATGGGCGGCGGCAACGACGAGCGCGAGCAGACCCTCAACCAGATGCTGGTGGAGATGGACGGCTTCGACCCGAACGCGAACGTCATCGTGATCGCGGCGACCAACCGCCCGGACATCCTCGACCCCGCACTGCTGCGCCCCGGTCGCTTCGACCGTCAGATCGGCGTCGACGCGCCCGACCTCAAGGGCCGTCAGAAGATCCTCGAGGTGCACAGCAAGGGCAAGCCCCTGGCGAAGAGTGTCGACCTCGAGGTCGTCGCCCGCAAGACCCCCGGATTCACGGGTGCCGACCTCGCGAACGTGCTCAACGAAGCCGCTCTGCTCACCGCGCGCTCGAACGCGCAACTGGTCGACAACCGTGCCCTCGACGAGGCCATCGACCGTGTGATCGCCGGCCCGCAGCGCCGCACCCGCGTGATGCGGGACAAGGAGAAGCTGATCACGGCGTACCACGAGGGCGGTCACGCGCTTGCCGCCGCTGCGATGAACTACACCGACCCCGTGACCAAGATCACGATCCTGCCCCGCGGCAAGGCCCTCGGCTACACGATGGTGCTGCCGCTGGACGACAAGTACTCCGTCACCCGCAACGAGCTCCAAGACCAGTTGACCTACGCGATGGGTGGCCGCGTCGCGGAGGAGATCGTGTTCCACGATCCGACCACCGGGGCCTCGAACGACATCGAGAAGGCCACCTCGATCGCCCGCAAGATGGTCATCGAGTACGGCATGACCGCCGAACTCGGTCCGGTCAAGCTGGGGACGGAAGGCGGCGAGCCCTTCGCCGGCCGCGACATGGGTCGAGGCCGTGAGTACTCCGAGACGATCGCCGAGCGGGTCGACACCCAGGTCCGCGCGCTCATCGAACAGGCCCACAACGAGGCGTACGAGGTCATCAGCGCGAACCGCGACATCCTCGACAAGCTCGCCCTCGCGCTGCTCGAGGAGGAGACCCTCGACCACAATCAGATCGCGGAGATCTTCACCGAGATCAAGAAGCTCCCCGAGCGCCCGCTGTGGCTTTCGAGCGAAAGACGCCCCGTGTCCGAGCGCCCTCCGATCGAGGTGCCGAAGAAAGATGTCTCGCTCGCGGCATCCGTCGAGGCTCCGGCCAGCGCGCCGCGCACGCAGCAGGGTTCGGCGGGAGCCGGGAACCCGCGGCCCGCGACGGCGTGA